In the Pseudonocardia cypriaca genome, one interval contains:
- a CDS encoding Hsp70 family protein, whose protein sequence is MAVHGIDLGTTNSAIAHTGLDGRPQVLTGLAGSPTTPSVVLFAGPDEHVVGEGARREARLDPEHVCALVKRRMGDAEWRFVAHGKGWSAPAVSSLILKSLVSDAAFATGETPTSAVITVPAYFGDEERRATVLAGTYAGLDVVDVLSEPIAAALAYGFGRLDGSADLAKGRHETVLVYDLGGGTFDATVIELADRRIAVLAVEGDHQLGGADWDERIALHLSRRFCTENPDAEDPLDDSAGSQALVLAAERAKHQLTDADSTDVLVAHDGARSTVRLTRAELDEMTAPLLRRTIDLTRSCLAEAARRGVARVDRVLLVGGSSRMPAVAAGLRDELGLEPQLHDPDLAVARGAALYGEKKELERMVAADLRTRGRLRDGVPLDDAAAPDLDDACRRVADAYGVPLAQVRRAVEIKVDTVVSRGFGVLAVNGFSGRLETSWLVHRNDRLPIRTSRSYGTMRADQDLIQVTVVEQQGQAESSRPEDVKILIMGEISGIPPGYDEGSEVQVTFEMGFDGVLHVTAFHVDAGIPLLLTATTGATLSQAEVARERDQLGKTRRRD, encoded by the coding sequence ACGCCGTCGGTGGTGCTGTTCGCCGGCCCCGACGAGCACGTCGTGGGGGAGGGGGCGCGCCGGGAGGCCCGCCTCGACCCGGAGCACGTCTGCGCGCTGGTGAAGCGCCGGATGGGCGACGCCGAGTGGCGGTTCGTGGCGCACGGCAAGGGGTGGTCGGCGCCGGCGGTGTCGTCGCTGATCCTGAAGAGCCTCGTCTCCGACGCCGCCTTCGCCACGGGGGAGACGCCGACGTCGGCGGTGATCACCGTGCCCGCCTACTTCGGCGACGAGGAACGGCGCGCCACGGTGCTGGCGGGCACCTACGCCGGTCTCGACGTCGTCGACGTGCTGTCCGAGCCGATCGCGGCCGCGCTGGCGTACGGGTTCGGGCGGCTGGACGGGAGCGCCGACCTCGCGAAGGGGCGGCACGAGACAGTCCTGGTCTACGACCTGGGCGGCGGCACCTTCGACGCCACGGTGATCGAGCTGGCCGACCGGCGGATCGCGGTGCTCGCCGTCGAGGGTGACCACCAGCTCGGCGGCGCCGACTGGGACGAGCGCATCGCGCTGCACCTCTCGCGGCGGTTCTGCACGGAGAACCCCGACGCCGAGGACCCCCTCGACGACTCAGCGGGCTCCCAGGCGCTCGTGCTGGCCGCCGAGCGGGCGAAGCACCAGCTCACCGACGCCGACAGCACCGACGTCCTCGTAGCCCACGACGGCGCGCGCTCGACGGTCCGGCTCACGCGGGCCGAGCTGGATGAGATGACGGCGCCGCTGCTGCGCCGCACGATCGACCTCACCCGCTCCTGCCTCGCCGAGGCCGCCCGCCGCGGGGTCGCTCGCGTCGACCGGGTGCTGCTGGTGGGGGGCTCCTCGCGGATGCCGGCCGTCGCAGCAGGCCTCCGGGACGAGCTGGGCCTGGAACCGCAGCTGCACGACCCCGACCTCGCCGTCGCGCGCGGCGCGGCGCTGTACGGGGAGAAGAAGGAGCTCGAGCGGATGGTCGCCGCCGACCTGCGCACCCGCGGCCGGCTGCGCGACGGTGTCCCGCTCGACGACGCCGCGGCCCCGGATCTGGACGACGCCTGCCGGCGGGTCGCCGACGCGTACGGGGTGCCGCTCGCCCAGGTGCGGCGCGCCGTGGAGATCAAGGTCGACACCGTCGTCTCCCGCGGGTTCGGGGTGCTCGCGGTCAACGGTTTCAGCGGCCGGCTGGAGACGTCCTGGCTCGTGCACCGCAACGACCGACTCCCCATCCGCACCAGTCGCTCGTACGGCACCATGCGCGCCGACCAGGACCTCATCCAGGTCACCGTCGTCGAGCAGCAGGGGCAGGCCGAGTCGTCCCGCCCGGAGGACGTCAAGATCCTCATCATGGGTGAGATCAGCGGCATCCCGCCCGGCTACGACGAGGGCAGCGAGGTGCAGGTGACCTTCGAGATGGGCTTCGACGGCGTCCTGCACGTCACCGCGTTCCACGTCGATGCGGGCATCCCGCTGCTGCTCACCGCCACCACCGGGGCCACGCTCTCGCAGGCCGAGGTGGCGCGCGAGCGCGACCAGCTGGGGAAGACCCGCCGTCGTGACTGA